The following proteins are encoded in a genomic region of Bicyclus anynana chromosome 12, ilBicAnyn1.1, whole genome shotgun sequence:
- the LOC112042881 gene encoding uncharacterized protein LOC112042881 codes for MNELPVPCGPWDPWYRKKQTFYMTHFVLGLSWWLFSLFMALYTNSIYLNWAPPRFPAPPSDMVDVCDDSDS; via the exons ATGAACGAGTTGCCAGTGCCCTGTGGACCTTGGGATCCGTGGTACCGAAAAAAACAAACCTTTTATATGACACATTTTGTGCTCGGCTTATCCTG GTGGTTATTTTCATTGTTCATGGCATTATACACGAACAGCATATATTTAAATTGGGCTCCTCCCAGATTTCCCGCCCCTCCCAGCGATATGGTGGACGTATGCGACGATTCCGACTCCTGA